A stretch of the Musa acuminata AAA Group cultivar baxijiao chromosome BXJ2-7, Cavendish_Baxijiao_AAA, whole genome shotgun sequence genome encodes the following:
- the LOC135617873 gene encoding eukaryotic translation initiation factor 1A-like, with protein MPKNKGKGGKNRKRGKNEADDEKRELVFKEDGQEYAQVLRMLGNGRCEAMCIDGSKRLCHIRGKMHKKVWIAAGDIILLGLRDYQDDKADVIFKYMPDEARLLKAYGELPENIRLNEGIGGLDVEDEGAADDYIEFEDEDIDKI; from the coding sequence ATGCCGAAGAACAAGGGGAAGGGAGGGAAGAACCGCAAGCGAGGGAAGAACGAGGCCGACGACGAGAAGCGCGAGCTGGTCTTCAAGGAGGACGGGCAGGAGTACGCCCAGGTCCTCCGGATGCTCGGCAACGGGCGCTGCGAGGCCATGTGCATCGACGGCAGCAAGCGGCTCTGCCACATCCGCGGCAAGATGCACAAGAAGGTCTGGATCGCCGCCGGGGACATCATCCTCTTGGGACTCCGTGACTACCAGGACGACAAGGCCGACGTCATCTTCAAGTACATGCCCGACGAGGCCCGCCTCCTCAAGGCCTACGGCGAGCTTCCCGAGAACATCCGTCTCAACGAGGGCATCGGAGGCCTCGACGTGGAGGATGAGGGCGCTGCTGATGACTACATCGAGTTCGAGGATGAGGACATCGACAAAATCTAA
- the LOC103992728 gene encoding uncharacterized protein LOC103992728, with product MSGPAEEEVPPGWERRVGDPTTSSAEEAPPGWETRERDSMSSPAEDVPPGWERRKRDPRSSPAEEAPPAWEAKERDPTSSPSEEVPPGWETRERDQSSCLAEDVPPGWETRKRDPTSSPAEDVPPGWERREGDPTSSPAKEDVPPGWERREVDLTSGPADEDVPPGWERREGDSTSGPADEDVPPGWERREGDSTSGPAEGDVPPGWERREGAMTSGPAEEAPQGWERRGRDLTNGPDEEVPPAWEPSAPLQSQPPALLSPAQTTEMGQMVCGGCRQLLSYPRNATYVQCASCQTINLVLEAHQVGNVKCGRCSVLLMYPYGAPSVRCSSCCFITKIGERNVRPPLSVQQGQPPTGNPESMKKEQRCGKS from the exons ATGAGCGGCCCGGCCGAAGAAGAAGTTCCTCCAGGTTGGGAGAGGAGGGTAGGGGATCCGACGACCAGCTCCGCCGAAGAAGCTCCTCCTGGGTGGGAGACGAGGGAGAGGGATTCGATGAGCAGCCCGGCCGAAGATGTTCCTCCTGGATgggagaggaggaaaagggaTCCGAGAAGCAGCCCGGCCGAAGAAGCTCCTCCTGCGTGGGAGGCGAAGGAGAGGGATCCGACGAGCAGTCCGTCCGAAGAAGTTCCTCCGGGATGGGAGACAAGGGAAAGGGATCAGAGTAGCTGCCTGGCCGAAGATGTTCCTCCTGGGTGGGAGACGAGGAAAAGGGATCCGACAAGCAGCCCGGCCGAAGATGTTCCTCCTGGTTGGGAGAGGAGGGAAGGGGACCCGACGAGCAGCCCGGCCAAAGAAGATGTTCCTCCTGGTTGGGAGAGGAGGGAAGTGGATTTGACGAGCGGCCCGGCCGACGAAGATGTTCCTCCTGGTTGGGAGAGGAGGGAAGGGGATTCGACGAGCGGCCCGGCCGACGAAGATGTTCCTCCTGGTTGGGAGAGGAGGGAAGGGGATTCGACGAGCGGCCCGGCCGAAGGAGATGTTCCTCCTGGTTGGGAGAGGAGGGAAGGGGCAATGACGAGTGGCCCGGCCGAGGAAGCTCCTCAAGGGTGGGAGAGAAGGGGAAGGGACCTGACGAACGGCCCGGATGAAGAAGTTCCGCCCGCGTGGGAACCTTCGGCTCCGCTGCAATCACAACCTCCTGCACTCCTTTCACCAGCTCAAACTACAG AAATGGGTCAGATGGTCTGTGGTGGTTGTCGCCAACTTCTGTCTTATCCTCGGAATGCAACTTATGTCCAGTGTGCTTCCTGTCAGACAATTAATCTTGTACTTGAAG CTCATCAGGTTGGCAATGTGAAATGCGGGAGATGTTCTGTTCTATTGATGTACCCCTATGGAGCTCCATCTGTGAGATGTTCTTCATGCTGCTTCATTACTAAAATTGGA GAGCGTAATGTTCGGCCCCCACTCTCTGTGCAGCAAGGCCAACCACCCACCGGAAATCCT GAAAGTATGAAAAAAGAACAGAGATGTGGGAAATCATGA
- the LOC103992729 gene encoding protein trichome birefringence-like 38: MGSRAQWSFVLLCALLSVLIASLNGTATESFGHTHHLGNGTSPGRREGASGISCNMFRGSWVYDQSYPLYDSSTCPILDPEFDCQRYGRPDKSYLKYRWKPDACELPRFNGLDLLRRWKGKKIMFVGDSISINQWQSLVCMLHAAVPDVKTTYKKKDTLSTITFTDYGVSVMLYHSTYLVDIVEERIGRVLRLDSIQSGAAWLGVDVLVFNTWHWWTHKGKSQPWDYVRDGDQVLKDMDRLVAFNKGLTTWAKWVDANINPAATKVFFQGISPTHSKGAEWGDKNAKNCYKQTQPVNGSTYPGGPVPAQGVVTSVLGAMSKPVYLLDITLLSQLRRDAHPSAYSGDHPGMDCSHWCLAGLPDTWNQILYAALL, from the exons ATGGGATCGAGAGCTCAATGGAGTTTCGTGCTGCTCTGTGCGCTGCTGTCCGTGCTGATCGCCTCCTTGAATGGCACGGCGACCGAGAGCTTCGGTCACACGCATCATCTTGGCAATGGCACATCGCCGGGGAGGAGGGAAGGAGCGAGCGGCATCAGCTGCAACATGTTCCGAGGCAGCTGGGTCTACGACCAGTCCTACCCGCTCTACGACTCCTCCACCTGCCCCATCCTCGATCCGGAGTTCGACTGCCAGCGCTATGGCCGGCCCGACAAGTCGTACCTCAAGTACCGGTGGAAGCCTGATGCTTGTGAGCTCCCAAG GTTCAACGGTTTGGATCTCCTGAGGAGGTGGAAAGGCAAGAAGATTATGTTCGTGGGCGATTCCATCAGCATCAACCAGTGGCAGTCACTCGTCTGCATGCTTCACGCCGCCGTCCCCGACGTCAAGACGACCTACAAAAAGAAAGACACGCTCTCCACTATAACATTCACG GACTATGGCGTGTCGGTGATGCTGTACCACAGCACTTACCTGGTGGACATCGTGGAGGAACGCATCGGCCGCGTGCTGAGGCTCGATTCCATCCAGTCCGGTGCGGCCTGGCTGGGCGTCGACGTGCTGGTCTTCAACACGTGGCACTGGTGGACTCACAAGGGAAAAAGCCAACC ATGGGACTATGTGCGAGATGGAGACCAAGTTCTGAAGGACATGGATCGGTTGGTGGCCTTCAACAAGGGGCTGACTACGTGGGCCAAATGGGTGGATGCCAACATCAATCCTGCCGCAACCAAAGTCTTCTTCCAAGGGATCTCCCCCACCCATTCCAA GGGAGCAGAATGGGGAGATAAGAACGCAAAGAACTGTTACAAACAAACGCAACCAGTAAACGGATCGACTTACCCAGGTGGTCCGGTTCCAGCTCAAGGAGTAGTGACGAGCGTCCTCGGCGCCATGTCCAAACCAGTCTACCTGCTCGACATAACCTTGCTTTCTCAGCTCAGAAGAGATGCACATCCGTCTGCTTACAGTGGAGATCATCCTGGCATGGACTGCAGCCACTGGTGTCTCGCTGGCCTTCCCGATACTTGGAATCAGATCCTTTACGCAGCACTTCTTTGA